One region of Solanum pennellii chromosome 6, SPENNV200 genomic DNA includes:
- the LOC107023572 gene encoding uncharacterized protein LOC107023572, protein MGKFAITMMGFLLLCFCTEAVYMKYKDPKQPLNVRIRDLMNRMSLEEKIGQMTQIERHVASPQIMRKYFIGSVLSGGGSVPFPKATAADWVKMVNEIQKGSLSTRLGIPMIYGIDAVHGHNNVYKATIFPHNVGLGVTRDPQLVKRIGAATALEVRATGIPYTFAPCIAVCRDPRWGRCYESYSEDHRIVQAMTEIIPGLQGDAPANSRKGVPFVGGKTKVAACAKHFVGDGGTTKGIDENNTVIDMNGLLNIHMPAYFDSILKGVSTIMVSYSSWNGKRMHANRDLITGFLKGKLKFRGFVISDWEAIDKITEPPRANYSYSVQAGVLAGLDMIMGQENLVEFLDDLAFQVRNNIIPMSRIDDAVMRILRVKFVMGLFENPLADLSLANQLGSQEHRELAREAVRKSLVLLKNGKVTNQPLLPLPKKVKKILVAGIHADNLGYQCGGWTISWQGIGGNDLTTGTTILNAVKKTVHPSTQVVYQENPDVNFVKSNHFSYAIVVVGETPYAEMFGDSAKLTIAEPGPSIISNVCGVVKCVVVVVSGRPVVIEPYLANIDALVAAWLPGSEGQGVADVLFGDYGFTGKLARTWFKSVDQLPMNVGDPHYDPLFPFGFGLTTKPVKS, encoded by the exons ATGGGGAAATTTGCAATAACAATGATGGGTTTTCTGCTTTTGTGTTTCTGTACTGAAGCAGTTTACATGAAGTACAAGGACCCAAAACAGCCATTGAATGTTAGAATCagggatttgatgaacagaatGAGCCTTGAAGAGAAAATAGGTCAGATGACCCAGATTGAGAGACATGTAGCTTCACCTCAGATCATGAGGAAATACTTCATTG GGAGTGTACTGAGTGGTGGAGGAAGTGTGCCATTTCCAAAGGCTACTGCTGCTGACTGGGTGAAGATGGTAAATGAGATTCAAAAGGGTTCACTTTCAACGCGCCTTGGTATTCCCATGATTTATGGAATTGATGCAGTGCACGGGCACAACAATGTCTACAAAGCAACTATTTTTCCGCACAATGTTGGCCTTGGAGTCACAAG AGACCCACAGCTTGTAAAGCGGATTGGAGCTGCGACTGCCCTTGAAGTCAGAGCCACAGGAATCCCTTACACTTTTGCACCGTGCATCGCA GTCTGCAGAGATCCAAGATGGGGTCGGTGCTATGAAAGCTATAGTGAAGATCATAGAATTGTTCAGGCAATGACTGAGATCATTCCTGGTTTACAAGGAGATGCTCCGGCTAACTCCCGTAAGGGTGTTCCTTTTGTAGGAGGAAA GACAAAAGTAGCAGCCTGTGCTAAGCACTTTGTGGGCGATGGTGGCACTACCAAGGGCATTGATGAAAATAACACTGTTATTGATATGAATGGGCTACTTAACATCCACATGCCTGCatattttgattcaattttaaaggGAGTTTCCACAATAATGGTCTCTTACTCAAGCTGGAATGGAAAGAGGATGCATGCAAACCGTGATCTAATCACTGGCTTTCTCAAGGGAAAGCTGAAGTTCAGG GGTTTTGTCATATCAGATTGGGAGGCAATTGACAAGATTACTGAACCGCCTCGTGCAAATTACTCTTACTCTGTTCAGGCTGGAGTTCTTGCTGGACTCGACATG ATTATGGGTCAGGAGAATTTGGTTGAATTTCTTGATGATCTGGCTTTCCAAGTAAGGAACAATATCATTCCCATGAGCAGGATAGATGATGCAGTTATGAGAATACTAAGGGTTAAGTTTGTCATGGGTCTCTTTGAGAACCCATTGGCTGATCTCAGCTTAGCAAACCAACTAGGAAGCCAG GAACACAGAGAGTTAGCAAGAGAAGCGGTGAGGAAATCACTTGTACTATTGAAGAATGGTAAAGTTACTAACCAGCCACTACTTCCCCTTCCGAAAAAAGTGAAGAAGATACTTGTCGCTGGCATTCATGCTGACAATTTGGGTTACCAGTGTGGAGGCTGGACTATAAGTTGGCAGGGAATTGGAGGCAATGATCTTACCACAG GAACTACAATTTTAAATGCTGTGAAAAAGACAGTCCATCCATCTACACAAGTAGTCTACCAGGAGAATCCAGACGTAAACTTTGTTAAGTCCAACCACTTTTCCTATGCCATTGTTGTTGTGGGTGAGACACCCTATGCGGAGATGTTTGGCGATAGTGCAAAGCTTACCATTGCTGAACCTGGTCCAAGCATCATCTCCAATGTCTGTGGGGTTGTGAAATGTGTGGTAGTTGTCGTCTCTGGGCGTCCAGTTGTGATTGAACCGTATCTTGCAAACATAGACGCCCTTGTGGCTGCTTGGCTTCCGGGAAGTGAAGGCCAAGGTGTTGCTGATGTCCTGTTTGGTGACTATGGATTCACAGGCAAACTCGCGCGCACTTGGTTTAAGTCAGTTGATCAGCTTCCCATGAATGTTGGTGATCCACATTATGATCCTTTGTTTCCTTTTGGATTTGGTCTCACTACTAAGCCTGTGAAGAGCTAA
- the LOC107021466 gene encoding uncharacterized protein LOC107021466: protein MVRFSIPMKVFVLFCLWVVSAEAEYLKYKDPKQSMSTRIKDLMKRMTLEEKIGQMSQIERRFASTDVMKQYFIGSVLSVPGDTPGLNAAAEDWINMVNDIQKAALSTRLGIPMIYGIDAIHGHNNVYNATIFPHNIGLGVTRDPDLVKRIGAATALEVRATGIPYAFAPCIAVCRDPRWGRCYESYSEDINVVRTMTEIIPGLQGDVPANSSKGVPFVAGKSKVAACAKHYVADGGTGRGIDENNTVINRTSLYGIHMPAYYDSIIKGVSTVMISYSSLNGEKMHTNRDLVTHFLKDNLKFRGFIISDSEGLDRITSPPDANYTYSVQAGILAGIDMVMIPNNYAEFIGNLTLLVKDNIIPMSRIDDAVERVLRVKFILGLFEDSLADLSLVNQLGSQEHRELAREAVRKSLVLLKNGKITSQPLLPLPKKAPKILVAGTHADNLGYQCGGWTNQWQGVSGNSFIVGTTILNAIKKTVDPSTQVVYQQNPDANFVMSNKFDYAIVVVGEVPYAEMLGDSSNLTIPEPGPSTINNVCGAVKCVVVIISGRPVVLEPYVDKIDGLVAAWLPGTEGQGVADVLFGDYGFTGKLARTWFKSVDQLPMNVGDPHYDPLFPFGFGLTTQPLKMN, encoded by the exons ATGGTAAGATTTTCAATACCCATGAAGGTTTTTGTGTTGTTCTGTCTATGGGTAGTGAGTGCAGAAGCAGAGTACCTAAAATACAAGGACCCAAAACAGTCAATGTCTACAAGAATTAAGGACTTGATGAAAAGGATGACTCTTGAGGAAAAGATTGGTCAGATGAGTCAGATTGAGAGGAGATTTGCCTCAACTGATGTTATGAAGCAATATTTCATtg GGAGTGTGTTGAGTGTTCCAGGGGATACTCCTGGACTTAATGCTGCTGCTGAGGATTGGATCAATATGGTAAACGACATTCAAAAAGCTGCTCTTTCGACTCGCCTTGGTATTCCAATGATTTATGGGATTGATGCAATTCACGGACACAACAATGTTTATAATGCTACAATCTTTCCTCATAATATTGGGCTTGGTGTCACCAG GGACCCTGATCTTGTGAAACGGATTGGTGCTGCAACTGCACTCGAAGTTAGAGCAACAGGAATCCCATATGCTTTTGCTCCCTGCATTGCA GTATGCAGAGATCCTAGATGGGGCCGTTGTTATGAAAGCTACAGCGAAGATATCAATGTTGTGCGAACCATGACAGAGATAATTCCTGGTTTACAAGGAGATGTGCCAGCTAATTCTAGCAAGGGTGTTCCCTTTGTTGCCGGAAA GTCAAAGGTAGCAGCCTGTGCCAAGCATTATGTTGCAGATGGAGGCACGGGGAGGGGAATCGATGAAAATAACACTGTAATTAACAGGACTAGTTTATATGGCATTCACATGCCTGCATATTATGATTCAATCATAAAGGGTGTTTCAACTGTGATGAtttcttactcaagcttgaaCGGGGAAAAGATGCATACTAACCGAGATCTTGTCACTCACTTCCTAAAGGACAATCTCAAATTCAGG ggtttcatcatttctgATTCGGAAGGCCTTGACCGGATTACAAGCCCACCTGATGCTAATTACACTTACTCAGTTCAGGCTGGAATTTTAGCAGGAATTGACATG GTTATGATTCCAAATAACTACGCAGAATTTATTGGGAATCTGACTCTACTAGTGAAAGATAATATCATTCCCATGAGCAGAATTGATGATGCTGTAGAGCGGGTACTGAGAGTTAAGTTTATCCTCGGTCTATTTGAGGACTCACTGGCTGACCTTAGCTTGGTAAACCAACTCGGTAGCCAG GAGCATCGAGAGTTGGCAAGGGAAGCAGTAAGGAAATCGCTTGTCCTTTTGAAAAATGGCAAGATCACTAGTCAGCCATTACTTCCCCTTCCAAAGAAAGCACCAAAGATACTTGTAGCTGGAACTCATGCTGACAATTTGGGTTACCAATGCGGAGGCTGGACCAATCAATGGCAAGGCGTCTCAGGCAATAGTTTCATAGTTG GAACCACTATTTTAAATGCTATCAAGAAAACTGTAGATCCGTCTACACAAGTAGTGTACCAGCAGAATCCTGATGCAAACTTTGTGATGTCAAACAAATTCGACTACGCCATTGTTGTagtaggtgaagtcccatatgCAGAGATGCTTGGTGACAGCTCAAATCTTACAATACCAGAACCTGGTCCTAGTACTATTAACAATGTCTGTGGGGCTGTGAAATGTGTTGTAGTCATCATCTCTGGTCGTCCAGTCGTGCTAGAGCCTTATGTTGATAAAATAGATGGACTTGTCGCTGCTTGGCTTCCGGGGACTGAAGGCCAAGGTGTTGCAGATGTTTTATTTGGTGACTATGGTTTCACTGGTAAACTTGCTAGGACTTGGTTCAAGTCAGTGGACCAGCTTCCTATGAATGTCGGCGATCCACACTATGATCCCCTCTTTCCCTTTGGATTTGGACTCACAACTCAGCCACTGAAAATGAATTAG
- the LOC107021465 gene encoding uncharacterized protein LOC107021465, which produces MGRFSIPMKGFVLFCLWAVIAEAEYLKYKDPKQPMVTRIKDLMKRMTLEEKIGQMTQIERKVALPDVMKQYFIGSVLSGGGSVPAPKASAEDWINMVNEIQKGALSTRLGIPMIYGIDAVHGHNNVYNATIFPHNIGLGVTRDPDLVKRIGAATALEVRATGIPYAFAPCIAVCRDPRWGRCYESYSEDHNIVRTMTEIIPGLQGDLPANSRKGVPFVEGKLKVAACAKHFVGDGGTVKGIDENNTVTNSNGLFGIHMPAYYNSIIKGVSTVMVSYSSWNGEKMHANRDLVTGFLKDRLKFRGFVISDWQGIDRITSPPHANYTYSVQAGVSAGIDMIMVPENYKEFIDALTLLVKDNIIPMSRIDDAVKRILRVKFTMDLFENPLADLSLVNQLGSQEHRELAREAVRKSLVLLKNGKSTSQPLLPLPKKAPKILVAGTHADNLGYQCGGWTIEWQGVAGNDLTVGTTILSAIKKTVDPSTQVVYQQNPDASFVESNKFDYAIVVVGEVPYAEMMGDSSNLTISEPGPSTINNVCGAVKCVVVVVSGRPVVLEPYVEKIDAVVAAWLPGTEGQGVADVLFGDYGFTGKLARTWFKSVDQLPMNVGDRNYNPLFPFGFGLTTQAVKLN; this is translated from the exons ATGGGGAGATTTTCAATACCCATGAAGGGTTTTGTGTTGTTCTGCTTATGGGCAGTGATTGCAGAAGCAGAGTACCTAAAATACAAGGACCCAAAACAGCCAATGGTTACAAGAATTAAGGACTTGATGAAAAGGATGACTCTTGAGGAAAAGATTGGTCAGATGACTCAGATTGAGAGGAAAGTTGCATTACCTGATGTTATGAAGCAATATTTCATTG GGAGTGTATTGAGTGGTGGAGGGAGTGTTCCTGCACCTAAGGCCTCTGCTGAGGATTGGATCAATATGGTAAACGAGATTCAAAAGGGTGCTCTTTCAACCCGCCTTGGTATTCCAATGATTTATGGGATTGATGCAGTTCACGGACACAACAATGTCTATAATGCTACTATTTTTCCTCACAATATTGGACTTGGTGTCACCAG GGACCCTGATCTTGTTAAGCGTATTGGGGCTGCAACTGCACTTGAAGTTAGAGCCACAGGAATCCCATATGCTTTTGCTCCCTGCATTGCA GTGTGCAGAGACCCTAGGTGGGGGCGTTGTTATGAAAGCTACAGCGAAGATCACAATATTGTGCGAACCATGACAGAGATAATTCCTGGTTTACAAGGAGATCTGCCAGCTAATTCTCGCAAGGGTGTTCCCTTTGTTGAAGGAAA GTTAAAGGTAGCAGCCTGCGCCAAGCATTTTGTAGGAGATGGAGGCACAGTGAAGGGAATCGATGAAAATAACACTGTAACTAACTCAAATGGTTTATTTGGCATCCACATGCCTGCATATTATAATTCCATCATAAAGGGTGTTTCAACGGTTATGGTATCTTACTCAAGCTGGAATGGTGAAAAGATGCATGCTAACCGAGATCTTGTCACTGGCTTCCTAAAGGACAGGCTCAAATTCAGG GGTTTTGTCATTTCTGATTGGCAAGGCATTGACCGGATTACAAGCCCACCTCATGCTAACTACACATATTCAGTTCAAGCTGGAGTTTCAGCAGGAATTGACATG ATTATGGTTCCAGAGAACTACAAAGAGTTCATTGATGCTCTGACTCTACTAGTGAAAGATAATATCATTCCCATGAGCAGAATTGATGATGCTGTGAAGCGGATATTGAGAGTTAAGTTTACCATGGATCTCTTTGAGAATCCACTGGCTGACCTTAGCTTGGTAAACCAACTCGGTAGCCAG GAGCATCGAGAGTTGGCAAGGGAAGCAGTAAGGAAATCACTTGTCCTGTTGAAGAATGGCAAGAGTACTAGTCAGCCATTACTTCCCCTTCCAAAGAAAGCGCCAAAGATACTTGTAGCTGGAACTCATGCAGACAATTTGGGTTACCAATGCGGAGGCTGGACAATAGAATGGCAGGGTGTCGCAGGCAATGATTTAACAGTTG GAACCACTATTTTAAGTGCTATCAAGAAAACTGTGGATCCTTCTACACAAGTAGTGTACCAGCAGAATCCTGATGCAAGCTTTGTGGAGTCAAACAAATTCGACTACGCCATTGTTGTagtaggtgaagtcccatatgCAGAGATGATGGGCGACAGCTCAAATCTTACAATATCAGAACCTGGTCCTAGCACTATTAACAATGTCTGTGGGGCTGTGAAATGTGTTGTAGTAGTTGTCTCTGGTCGTCCAGTTGTGCTAGAGCCTTATGTTGAAAAAATAGATGCAGTTGTTGCTGCTTGGCTTCCAGGGACTGAAGGCCAAGGTGTTGCAGATGTTTTATTTGGTGACTATGGTTTCACTGGTAAACTTGCTAGGACTTGGTTCAAGTCAGTGGACCAGCTTCCTATGAATGTCGGCGATCGCAACTACAATCCCCTCTTTCCCTTTGGATTTGGTCTCACTACTCAGGCagtaaaattgaattaa